The following are encoded in a window of Vespa crabro chromosome 2, iyVesCrab1.2, whole genome shotgun sequence genomic DNA:
- the LOC124432976 gene encoding ankyrin repeat domain-containing protein 17 isoform X2: MQNVAQGTTSDSQKHEKSASVHHDTGKTSSTPQSSNSSPTKSETETFSELQPRFMTDSSESEEDSVSEVECFAIDQVELDEDNHLESSKFLLNPEDPERSVDPVTQARLEALLEAAGIGKLSSGDGKHLADHEVLRRLTSSVSCALDEAAAALTRMRSDNPRTQNEKRSLVEACTDGDVGTVRKLLTEGRSVHETTEEGESLLSLACSAGYYELAQVLLAMNANVEDRGIKGDCTPLMEAASAGHVDIVSLLIAHGADVNAQSTSGNTPLMYGCAGGHEEVVRVLLEAGANVEDHNENGHTPLMEAASAGHVPVAKILLEHGAGINTHSNEFKESALTLACYKGHLEMVRFLLEAGADQEHKTDEMHTALMEASMDGHVEVARLLLDSGAQVNMPTDSFESPLTLAACGGHVDLAMLLIERGANIEEVNDEGYTPLMEAAREGHEEMVALLLSQGANINAQTEETQETALTLACCGGFLEVADFLIKAGADIELGASTPLMEAAQEGHLDLVRYLLESAADVHAQTQTGDTALTYACENGHTDVADFLLQFGADLEHESEGGRTPLMKACRAGHLCTAQFLISKRADVNRQTTNNDHTPLSLACAGGHLPVVELLLAQSADPFHRLKDNSTMLIEAAKGGHTSVVQLLLDYPHSIMMTAPHNTTPAPMLLPQQQQQQQQQQQQQQQQQQQQQQQQQQQQQQQQQQQQQQQQQQQQQQQQQQPQQQQHVSHQPPTPTQPQHQQQQQQQQAGEQSQVQNLQPKHNTQKSLLRKNRSATIIPDTSLTSAEAQQVRSQPATETIVTAKDDTNILDKGSGGFNSLSAPNISLSPAPAPTSGLNTSESRKNTRQEQILHKQHILEELQRVERELQIKGAGHLFNGPRNANVRSTQQPQVQQQECNEPETFLPGMLNIDLPAQPATAPHVCSTTGMSGNSLTHPATPDAMTLYNIFLEGKRVGMASAMKKESFSTANKFPTSPPLSLATIPATSTITLVTSNTSSTTTPSPPSISTPPTVMAISQPITASSDVSQNTAISDRPKAKPVSKKEGKNIRKAASSMADGKMQQQQATLIAGLQQQYQQQQHHHTYQVQQVHQLQQLNQQLQLQLDQVQVQQQQQQPQQQQVQQQQQPQEQQQQQSQQQSQQSSIVTGSGGGVLLPTQLMSHLHPTHTHHLHNQQATSQQNLPEPTDPQLTRLHRDGTCPFFAAAQKAKALSNNERVIKLEDGTDIPLDDAFEIFRSISFDDTMDATEDQEKLELKRLEVSNSKEQQNQQQLLQTAQIIQQVTSPHTPQEYFAGPVPTVPPVSLPTLPSLQVTSAGVQIQADIAQSQVLKARLYQEGYRDGLQLRQQQIIHDTFQSQLLLQSSQITFPTQTLPTITGAAGIMDNMPHQSNGYVQSTVCSTNQVQVATQTQAPATTTVATVIPPDKKQVYTAPTTGKGKKARYPLLSQQQSCQQQTTTTSQQQTPNFPAQNYQLDPAAAAGQYTTGVPAVGGYATNQVPPVPFGCMDVDSETDSNHDTALTLACAGGHEELVELLLSRGADIEHRDKKGFTPLILAATAGHQKVVEILLNHGADIEAQSERTKDTPLSLACSGGRYEVVELLLNRGANKEHRNVSDYTPLSLAASGGYVNIIKLLLSHGAEINSRTGSKLGISPLMLAAMNGHTAAVKLLLDMGSDINAQIETNRNTALTLACFQGRHEVVSLLLDRKANVEHRAKTGLTPLMEAASGGYVEVGRVLLTKGADVNATPVPSSRDTALTIAADKGHCRFVELLLSRGTQVEVKNKKGNSPLWLAANGGHLNVVDLLYHAGADIDSQDNRKVSCLMAAFRKGHIKVVKWMVNHVTQFPSDQDMTRYIATISDKELLEKCQECVKVIRAAKETQAAKANKNATILLEELDMEKTREESKKAAAARRRERKKKKKLEKKEERRKLHEEYKKNESNFDEKEENEKKSVDEECDRTEDSEHEGGDSCERVDSVPSPVNRNPEDPDREEGDSGIDANSQGSCSSNDVKAREKKKDKKKKKSNSPSNNDKDTSPQRSSKSIITQNTSLPQNTVTPTKSQNSTSEKRNLSNVTNATSMTSASTTSTRTSVNCGERKLKGQLVFESSRHPADREDFEATGNETYIPGKGKKPYSNQYDGDSLNTSSKATNTTSPKQGGKREEGWKEVVRKGQSDDSGRFMNSPFRSKKVSVPPNAISRVIGRGGSNINAIRGATGAHIEVEKQSKSQGERIITIKGSSDATKQAHTLIAALIKDPDVDILQMLPKSKLTVVTTSSWDKAVSTVAATKAKVGPVNKPTTLGSTTSNPQSNKSGYTSGVSTVNQLIPLRSASTIKLAGAFPTSLPRATAPRLVAAAEKRAQAAAAQMASSSNTKTTMSYTSAIMTAGRATKIVTTSTTQTFAAKLSEITASTHTSTTVMQSTHTTVNKQKSLQANTVTIVSATAAGTAQTSSQQSLVSTSPKHCRPLATLSAPPTIAPHYTGKPNYSSGSSVTPSGINVTSTCSETNVVSTSANSVRVTPSPPAVSQAQNLQQQHQQQQQQQQQQQQQQQQQQQQLQQQQQQVRSSTPIAPTLQEQQQQQQQQQQQQQQQQQQQPNNAPLEYSLFNDSFTKVTQQSMWGGRENESQKSMNFATVAGGGVSVNTSGSSTSKFIDSVPPQVDASKAPGYRGTAMCSPVSSKSSGVTNTSGNAIGGGISSSVHNPIQPPQFQSSANYNEHPLPNKPPGSLAVARPVIPQQSMEMGSTITQFNRPVFQGDLTTRNATTHQPHVMPSTSQPTLDVGLFKTNNGSYEHPSVNSSLLKMVPNEGQAAHPLLPFHPHMQSYTQTIPQSASVNTTVSMSRLNPRAPDFSSSLHLSSKPQVTMFNTGSGIHPNMFATVPAPPPSAMQTNNLAMLGNFPLGKYQAPSRGTPSTGISANGQTRWPFAPPHTNYPPHQDPMMGQISFSNHMANMTAQPGSIDLITSLENGGSPTISPSSPAQVAQEINQLKIEDRKVPRPIGTERAWKNYTATGMGPGGDAESLNWMLNNEKLVGSWASLAPGIDRHQMFRSNATYNRISNVDAELHQMMESSFQGHVDAQQPFPNGSAATLSLMPGLTLLPGQFGAPGLAEMPPTEPTKLDAPSWGIPDAVQDKQHPGWNKWTH, from the exons ATGCAGAATGTAGCACAAGGAACAACCTCGGATAGCCAAAAACACGAAAAATCAGCGAGCGTTCACCACGATACTGGGAAGACGTCGTCGACTCCCCAGTCCTCGAACTCTAGTCCCACCAAGTCGGAAACCGAGACCTTTTCAGAATTGCAGCCACGCTTTATGACAGACTCGTCGGAGAGCGAAGAAGACAGCGTTTCAGAG gtGGAGTGTTTTGCAATTGATCAAGTTGAGTTGGATGAAGATAATCATCTAGAGTCATCCAAGTTTCTATTGAACCCGGAGGACCCTGAAAGGTCAGTAGATCCTGTAACTCAAGCGCGTTTGGAAGCTCTTCTGGAGGCAGCAGGTATAGGCAAATTGTCGTCAGGCGATGGGAAGCACTTGGCAGATCACGAGGTGCTCCGTCGTTTAACATCTAGTGTTTCTTGTGCATTGGAcgaagcagcagcagcattAACGCGTATGCGTAGCGATAATCCACGTACCCAAAACGAGAAGCGCTCGCTTGTGGAGGCCTGCACTGACGGCGACGTTGGTACTGTAAGAAAGTTGCTGACAGAAGGTCGCAGTGTTCACGAAACTacggaagaaggagagagtcTGCTCTCTCTTGCTTGTTCAGCTGGTTATTACGAACTTGCTCAG gTATTGTTGGCAATGAATGCAAACGTAGAAGATCGTGGCATCAAAGGGGATTGTACCCCTCTGATGGAGGCTGCCAGTGCAGGCCATGTGGATATTGTAAGCTTACTTATAGCACATGGAGCTGATGTTAATGCTCAATCAACTTCAG GTAACACTCCTCTGATGTATGGATGTGCTGGTGGTCATGAGGAAGTTGTACGTGTATTGTTAGAAGCAGGTGCCAATGTTGAAGATCATAATGAAAATGGTCATACACCTTTAATGGAAGCGGCCAGTGCTGGGCATGTTCCAGTTGCCAAGATTCTATTGGAACATGGAGCTGGCATTAATACTCATTCTAATGAATTTAAAGAATCTGCTTTAACATTGGCATGTTACAAAGGACATCTCGAAATGGTGCGTTTCCTATTGGAAGCTGGAGCTGATCag GAGCATAAAACTGATGAAATGCACACTGCCCTTATGGAAGCATCTATGGATGGCCATGTAGAAGTTGCACGTTTACTTTTAGATTCTGGAGCTCAAGTAAATATGCCAACAGATAGTTTTGAATCGCCATTAACTTTGGCAGCTTGTGGAGGTCACGTAGATCTTGCGATGCTTCTCATTGAAAGAGGAGCGAATATTGAAGAAGTCAATGATGAGGGTTATACACCTTTGATGGAAGCTGCACGAGAGGGTCACGAAGAAATGGTTGCATTGCTTTTAAGTCAGG GTGCTAACATCAACGCCCAGACAGAAGAAACTCAAGAAACAGCACTCACTTTAGCATGCTGCGGCGGTTTCTTGGAAGTAGCtgactttttaattaaagcaGGGGCTGATATTGAATTGGGTGCATCTACTCCTTTAATGGAAGCTGCACAAGAAGGACATTTGGATCTTGTTCGATATTTACTTGAATCTGCTGCCGATGTTCATGCTCAAACACAAACAGGAGATACAGCGTTAACATACGCTTGTGAAAATGGCCATACCGATGTCGCTGATTTCTTATTACAATTTGGCGCTGACCTA GAACATGAATCTGAAGGAGGTAGAACTCCTTTAATGAAAGCTTGTAGAGCAGGCCATCTGTGTACTGCTCAGTTTCTTATTTCCAAACGTGCTGATGTTAATCGACAAACAACAAACAATGATCATACTCCCCTTTCATTAGCTTGTGCTGGAGGTCATCTTCCAGTTGTTGAACTGCTTCTTGCACAATCTGCAGATCCATTTCATAGACTCAAA GATAATTCTACTATGCTGATAGAAGCTGCCAAAGGTGGACATACTAGTGTAGTCCAACTTTTATTAGATTATCCTCATAGTATTATGATGACTGCACCTCATAATACTACCCCTGCTCCTATGTTACTCcctcaacaacaacaacagcagcagcagcagcagcagcaacaacaacaacagcagcagcagcagcagcagcagcaacaacaacagcagcagcagcagcagcaacaacaacaacagcagcagcagcagcaacagcagcagcagcagcagcagcaaccacaacagcagcagcatgTATCGCACCAGCCTCCAACACCTACACAACCtcaacatcaacaacaacagcaacaacagcaagcTGGAGAACAATCACAAGTGCAGAATCTTCAACCAAAACATAATAcacaaaaatcattattaagaaaaaatcgatCTGCAACCATAATACCAGATACAAGTCTTACCTCTGCTGAAGCACAGCAAGTCCGTTCCCAACCTGCAACAGAAACAATAGTTACAGCAAAAGATGATACCAACATTCTGGATAAAGGTAGTGGAGGATTCAATAGTTTGTCTGCACCGAATATCAGTTTGAGTCCTGCTCCAGCTCCAACATCTGGATTGAATACATCCGAAAGCAGAAAGAACACTCGACAAGAGCAAATTTTACATAAGCAACACATCCTTGAAGAGTTGcaa AGGGTAGAAAGAGAACTTCAAATCAAGGGTGCAGGTCATTTATTTAATGGACCAAGAAATGCCAACGTTAGATCTACGCAGCAACCACAAGTTCAACAGCAAGAATGCAATGAACCTGAAACTTTCTTACCTGGTATGCTCAATATTGACTTACCGGCTCAACCAGCAACTGCACCTCATG TGTGCAGTACAACTGGCATGTCAGGAAATTCATTAACGCATCCAGCAACGCCTGATGCAATGACCCTTTACAATATCTTTCTTGAGGGAAAGAGAGTTGGCATGGCCAGTGCAATGAAAAAAGAGTCTTTCTCTACAGCAAATAAATTTCCTACTTCTCCCCCATTATCTCTTGCTACAATACCTGCAACATCAACAATAACTCTGGTAACTTCTAATACATCCTCGACGACTACACCGAGTCCACCTAGTATTTCAACGCCGCCAACGGTTATGGCAATTTCTCAACCTATTACTGCAAGCAGTGATGTTAGTCAGAACACTGCAATTAGTGATCGCCCAAAAGCTAAGCCCGTATCtaaaaaggagggaaaaaataTCCGAAAAGCTGCATCTAGTATGGCAGATGGAAAaatgcaacaacaacaagcGACATTGATTGCTGGTCTCcagcaacaatatcaacagcaacaacatcaCCATACGTATCAAGTTCAACAGGTGCATCAATTACAACAACTGAACCAACAACTTCAATTGCAATTAGATCAAGTACAG gttcagcaacagcagcagcaaccaCAACAGCAGCAAGttcaacagcaacaacaaccgcaagaacaacaacagcaacaatcGCAACAACAATCTCAACAAAGTAGCATTGTTACTGGTAGTGGTGGAGGAGTATTGTTGCCCACTCAATTGATGTCTCACCTTCATCCTACTCATACGCATCATCTTCATAATCAG CAAGCAACATCTCAGCAGAACCTTCCAGAACCAACAGATCCTCAGTTAACAAGATTACATAGAGATGGGACTTGTCCTTTCTTTGCTGCTGCTCAAAAAGCTAAAGCACTTTCTAACAacgaaagagtaataaaactTGAAGATGGAACTGATATTCCTCTTGATGATGCTTTTGAAATTTTCCGTTCCATTAGTTTCGATGATACTATGGATG CAACTGAAGATCAAGAGAAACTCGAATTGAAGAGATTAGAGGTTTCCAATAGTAAGGAACAACAAAACCAACAGCAACTTTTGCAAACTGCCCAAATAATTCAACAAGTAACCAGTCCTCATACACCTCAAGAATATTTTGCTGGTCCTGTACCCACTGTACCACCAGTTTCTTTACCTACTCTACCATCTTTACAAGTGACAAGTGCCGGAGTCCAAATACAAGCAGATATAGCTCAAAGTCAAGTATTGAAAGCTCGACTTTACCAAGAAGGTTATCGCGATGGTCTTCAATTAAGACAACAGCAGATCATCCATGATACATTTCAGTCGCAATTGCTACTTCAGTCTTCTCAAATAA CATTTCCTACCCAAACACTACCCACAATTACTGGAGCAGCTGGAATAATGGATAATATGCCACATCAATCAAATGGTTATGTACAATCTACAGTTTGTAGTACAAATCAAGTTCAAGTTGCCACGCAAACTCAAGCACCAGCAACAACCACCGTTGCAACTGTGATTCCTCCTGACAAGAAACAAGTTTATACAGCGCCTACAACAGGAAAAGGCAAGAAAGCAAGATATCCGCTTCTTTCTCAACAACAGTCTTGTCAACAACAAACTACTACCACTAGCCAGCAACAAACTCCTAACTTTCCAGCACAAAATTATCAATTAGATCCAGCAGCAG CTGCTGGTCAATATACAACCGGCGTTCCAGCAGTAGGTGGTTATGCTACCAATCAAGTACCACCAGTGCCATTTGGATGTATGGATGTAGATTCGGAAACAGATAGCAATCATGACACGGCACTGACATTGGCATGTGCAGGTGGTCATGAAGAACTCGTAGAACTTCTTTTAAGTCGTGGTGCAGATATAG AacatagagataaaaaaggtTTTACTCCACTGATCTTAGCAGCTACTGCTGGCCATCAAAAAGTAGTAGAAATTCTCCTTAATCACGGAGCTGACATTGAAGCCCAATCTGAACGTACAAAGGATACACCTTTGTCACTTGCATGTAGCGGAGGCAGATACGAAGTGGTTGAGCTCCTTCTTAACCGTGGTGCCAATAAAGAACATCGCAATGTTTCCGATTACACGCCATTAAGTCTTGCAGCATCTGGTGGTTATGTGAATATAATAAAGCTTCTTTTAAGCCATGGCGCTGAAATTAATTCAAGAACTGGTTCGAAATTGGGCATTTCTCCGCTTATGCTTGCTGCTATGAATGGTCATACTG cGGCAGTTAAATTACTTCTTGATATGGGCAGCGATATTAATGCACAAATAGAAACAAATCGTAATACTGCTTTGACACTAGCATGTTTCCAAGGAAGACATGAAGTTGTTAGCCTTTTACTTGATCGAAAAGCTAATGTGGAACATCGCGCTAag aCGGGATTAACACCATTGATGGAAGCTGCTAGTGGAGGTTACGTTGAAGTAGGTCGTGTATTGCTTACCAAAGGGGCTGATGTTAATGCAACTCCTGTTCCTTCATCTCGCGATACTGCCCTTACAATTGCTGCTGACAAAGGTCACTGCCGTTTCGTAGAATTGTTACTATCGAG AGGAACTCAAGTTGAagtgaagaataagaaaggaaatagtCCTTTATGGCTTGCTGCTAATGGAGGACATCTTAATGTAGTAGATCTATTGTATCATGCTGGAGCGGATATAGATTCTCAGGACAATCGCAAG GTATCGTGTTTAATGGCGGCATTTCGCAAAGGACATATTAAAGTGGTCAAGTGGATGGTAAATCATGTAACACAATTCCCGAGTGATCAGGATATGACAAGATACATAGCTACTATTAGCGACAAAGAGcttttagaaaaatgtcaagAGTGTGTTAAAGTAATAAGAGCTGCGAAAGAAACTCAAGCTGCTAAAGCCAATAAGAATGCAACAATACTATTGGAGGAACTTGATATGGAAAAGACAAGGGAGGAATCGAAGAAGGCAGCAGCCGCTCGCAGAcgtgaaaggaagaaaaagaagaaattagaaaagaaagaggaaagacgaAAACTTCATgaggaatataaaaagaacgaatcgaattttgatgaaaaggaagaaaatgagaaaaaatctGTGGACGAAGAATGTGATAGAACGGAAGATAGTGAACACGAAGGTGGCGATAGTTGTGAAAGAGTGGACAGTGTACCATCACCTGTTAATAGAAACCCGGAAGATCCTGATAGGGAGGAAGGTGATAGTGGTATTGATGCAAACAGTCAAGGTAGTTGTAGTAGTAATGATGTCaaagcgagagagaagaaaaaagataagaaaaagaaaaagagtaatagtCCTAGTAACAATGACAAGGATACTTCCCCACAACGATCATCTAAATCTATTATTACGCAGAATACTTCCTTACCTCAGAATACTGTAACACCTACTAAATCACAAAATAGTACTTCCGAAAA AAGAAATTTGAGTAATGTCACCAATGCAACATCTATGACTTCCGCTTCGACCACAAGTACAAGAACCTCTGTCAATTGTGGAGAACGTAAACTGAAAGGGCAATTGGTATTTGAGTCATCAAGGCATCCAGCCGATAGAGAAGATTTTGAGGCCACTGGCAATGAAACGTATATACctggaaaagggaaaaaaccTTACAGTAATCAATATGACGGGGATTCTTTAAATACATCTTCAAAAGCAACTAATACGACTAGTCCAAAACAAGGAGGTAAACGCGAGGAAGGTTGGAAAGAAGTTGTACGCAA gGGCCAATCTGATGATTCGGGGAGATTCATGAACTCTCCTTTCCGTTCTAAAAAAGTTTCAGTGCCACCAAACGCTATTAGTCGAGTAATTGGTAGAGGTGGAAGTAATATAAATGCCATTAGAGGTGCAACAGGCGCTCATATTGAAGTAGAAAAACAAAGCAAGTCTCAAGGCGAAAGAATAATTACCATCAA aGGATCGTCTGATGCTACAAAACAAGCACACACACTAATTGCAGCACTTATAAAAGATCCAGATGTTGATATCCTGCAAATGCTGCCAAAGTCCAAACTTACTGTTGTTACGACTTCATCTTGGGATAAAGCTGTCTCCACTGTTGCC gcAACGAAGGCTAAAGTTGGTCCTGTAAATAAGCCTACTACTTTGGGATCTACTACCAGTAATCCTCAATCGAACAAATCAGGATACACATCGGGAGTATCCACCGTCAATCAGCTGATTCCTCTTCGGAGCGCGTCTACTATTAAACTTGCCGGTGCCTTTCCAACATCTTTACCAAGGGCTACAGCGCCTAGATTGGTAGCTGCAG CTGAAAAACGTGCACAAGCTGCAGCTGCCCAAATGGCTTCATCATCAAATACGAAGACAACAATGTCTTATACCAGCGCAATCATGACAGCGGGAAGGGCAACaaaaattgtaacaacaagTACCACGCAAACGTTTGCAGCTAAACTTTCTGAGATCACTGCCTCGACACATACTTCTACCACTGTCATGCAATCGACTCATACTACTGTAAACAAGCAAAAGTCTCTACAAGCCAACACTGTGACCATAGTATCGGCCACAGCCGCAGGTACAGCTCAGACATCTTCTCAACAGTCTCTAGTTAGTACATCGCCAAAGCACTGCCGACCACTAGCTACTTTGTCTGCCCCGCCAACTATCGCACCTCATTATACTGGAAAACCTAATTATTCGTCTGGCTCAAGTGTAACTCCGTCTGGCATAAACGTAACGTCGACTTGTTCGGAAACCAATGTGGTGTCAACTTCTGCTAATTCTGTACGTGTAACACCCTCACCGCCTGCTGTATCGCAAGCTCAAAACTTACAgcaacaacatcaacaacagcagcagcaacaacaacaacaacagcaacagcagcaacaacaacaacagcaattgcaacagcagcaacagcaagtGCGTAGTTCTACTCCTATTGCGCCTACATTGCAagagcaacaacagcagcagcagcaacaacagcaacaacaacagcagcagcagcaacaacaaccgAACAATGCACCACTTGAGTATTCCCTATTTAATGATAGTTTCACAAAAGTGACACAGCAATCAATGTGGGGTGGCAGAGAAAATGAATCTCAAAAAAGTATGAACTTTGCCACGGTCGCAGGAGGTGGAGTATCAGTAAATACATCTGGCTCATCGACATCCAAATTCATCGATAGTGTTCCACCTCAG GTGGATGCATCTAAGGCACCAGGTTACAGAGGAACAGCTATGTGTTCTCCCGTTTCAAGTAAATCTAGCGGCGTAACGAATACGTCTGGAAATGCCATAGGCGGTGGTATTTCATCCTCCGTACATAATCCAATACAGCCTCCTCAATTCCAATCCTCCGCGAATTATAACGAACATCCTCTTCCGAATAAGCCACCGGGTAGTTTAGCCGTAGCTCGACCAGTGATTCCTCAGCAAAGTATGGAAATGGGTTCGACAATCACGCAATTTAATCGGCCAGTCTTTCAAGGTGATCTTACAACCCGGAACGCGACAACGCATCAGCCACACGTTATGCCCTCTACGTCTCAGCCTACGCTAGACGTTGGTCTATTCAAAACTAATAATGGCAGTTACGAACATCCAAGCGTAAATTCGAGTTTACTTAAAATGGTACCAAACGAAGGGCAAGCAGCGCATCCTTTATTACCCTTTCATCCTCATATGCAAAGTTATACACAGACTATACCACAGTCTGCTTCTGTAAATACTACCGTTAGTATGTCCAGATTGAACCCCAGAGCGCCCGACTTCTCTAGTTCATTGCACTTGAGTAGCAAGCCTCAAGTGACTATGTTTAACACAGGATCAGGAATTCATCCCAATATGTTTGCTACCGTACCAGCACCTCCTCCATCCGCGATGCAAACCAATAATTTAGCCATGCTGGGTAATTTCCCTCTAGGCAAATATCAAGCTCCATCACGTGGTACACCTAGTACTGGCATCTCGGCAAATGGTCAAACTCGTTGGCCATTTGCACCTCCTCATACTAATTATCCTCCGCATCAGGATCCAATGATGGGACAAATTAGTTTTTCGAATCATATGGCAAATATGACCGCACAACCTGGTAGTATAGACTTAATTACAAGTCTGGAAAATGGAGGCTCACCAACAATATCACCATCGTCACCGGCACAGGTTGCTCAGGAAATTAATCAATTGAAaatagaagatagaaaagtgCCGCGGCCGATTGGTACGGAAAGAGCGTGGAAGAATTATACAGCTACAGGAATGGGACCTGGTGGTGATGCCGAATCCCTCAATTGGATGCTTAATAACGAAAAACTAGTGGGATCTTGGGCAAGTTTAGCTCCTGGCATAGATAGGCATCAGATGTTTCGTTCAAATGCTACTTACAACCGTATATCTAATGTTGATGCCGAACTTCATCAAATGATGGAATCTTCCTTCcag GGTCATGTGGACGCTCAACAACCTTTTCCTAATGGAAGTGCTGCCACTTTATCTTTAATGCCAGGTTTAACTTTGTTGCCTGGACAATTTGGGGCACCTGGACTAGCAGAAATGCCTCCTACTGAACCAACGAAATTAGATGCTCCCTCTTGGGGAATTCCTGATGCTGTCCAAGACAAACAACATCCg gGGTGGAATAAATGGACTCATTAA